Proteins encoded by one window of Rutidosis leptorrhynchoides isolate AG116_Rl617_1_P2 chromosome 7, CSIRO_AGI_Rlap_v1, whole genome shotgun sequence:
- the LOC139857177 gene encoding protein KINESIN LIGHT CHAIN-RELATED 1, which translates to MPGLVSVKTPPRITIPDENNTQNNQIRPNHERSDSVNTKTASPAQRRPPSPSPSSSRAKPSPDRSSGKKKSPEKHSLLDESSLDNPDLGPFLLKLARDTIASGDGPSKALDYALRASKSFERCAVEGEPSLDLAMCLHVVAAIYCSLGRFEEAIPVLDRAIKVPDVSRGADHALAAFSGYMQLGDTHSMLGQLDRSIECYKEGLKIQMEALGDTDPRVAETCRYLAEAHVQAMQFDEADTLCKRTLEIHRVHSEPASLEEAADRRLMALICEAKGDYESALEHLVLASMAMIANGQDNEVAAIDLSIGNIYLSLSRFDEAVFSYQKALTVFKASKGDNHPSVASVFVRLADLYYKTGKLRESRSYCENALRIYAKPVPGTTPEDIASGMTEISAIYESFNEPEEALRLLQKSMKLLEDKPGQQSTIAGVEARMGVMFYMLGRYEDAKGAFESAVAKLRASGERKSAFFGVVLNQMGLACVQLFKIDEAAELFEEAREILEQECGPCHQDTLGVYSNLAATYDALGRVEDAIEILEYVLKLREEKLGTANPDFDDEKKRLAALLKEAGRSRNKKAKSLENLIDPNSKKTKKETSSKKWSAFGFRS; encoded by the exons ATGCCTGGATTAGTTTCCGTCAAAACGCCGCCGCGAATCACCATTCCGGACGAAAACAACACTCAAAACAACCAGATCCGGCCAAATCATGAACGTTCTGATTCAGTCAACACCAAAACAGCCTCACCGGCGCAACGGAGACCTCCGTCACCTTCACCGTCGTCCTCACGCGCCAAGCCGTCACCGGATCGGAGCTCCGGAAAGAAGAAATCGCCGGAAAAACACTCGTTACTTGACGAATCTTCGCTAGACAATCCGGATCTAGGTCCGTTTTTACTGAAACTCGCGCGTGATACAATCGCGTCCGGTGATGGACCGAGCAAAGCGTTGGATTATGCACTCCGTGCATCGAAGTCGTTTGAGCGATGTGCGGTTGAAGGTGAACCGAGTCTGGATCTGGCGATGTGTTTGCATGTTGTTGCGGCGATTTATTGCAGTTTAGGGAGGTTTGAAGAAGCGATTCCGGTGTTGGATAGAGCAATTAAGGTACCTGATGTATCAAGAGGTGCAGATCACGCGCTTGCAGCGTTTTCAGGGTATATGCAGTTAGGTGATACGCATTCAATGTTAGGGCAACTTGATCGGTCTATTGAGTGTTATAAGGAAGGATTGAAGATTCAGATGGAAGCTTTAGGTGATACTGATCCCAGAGTTGCTGAAACTTGCAG ATATTTAGCTGAGGCGCATGTCCAAGCAATGCAATTTGATGAAGCAGATACCTTATGCAAAAGAACCCTTGAAATCCACAGAGTGCATAGTGAACCTGCATCCCTTGAAGAAGCAGCTGATAGGCGATTAATGGCCCTGATATGTGAGGCGAAAGGTGACTACGAATCAGCCTTAGAACACCTTGTACTTGCCAGCATGGCAATGATTGCCAACGGACAAGATAACGAAGTTGCTGCAATCGATCTCAGCATCGGCAACATTTATTTATCACTCTCTCGTTTTGATGAAGCCGTGTTCTCTTATCAAAAGGCACTTActgtattcaaagcatcaaagggTGACAACCATCCTTCTGTTGCATCCGTTTTCGTACGCCTTGCTGACCTTTACTACAAAACCGGTAAGCTACGAGAATCAAGATCTTATTGTGAAAACGCTCTTCGAATATACGCAAAACCGGTCCCCGGGACCACACCAGAAGATATTGCTAGTGGAATGACAGAAATATCAGCAATATACGAATCATTCAACGAACCTGAAGAAGCATTGAGGTTGTTACAGAAATCGATGAAGCTTCTAGAAGACAAGCCAGGTCAGCAAAGTACTATTGCAGGTGTTGAAGCACGCATGGGTGTTATGTTTTACATGTTGGGAAGATATGAAGATGCAAAAGGAGCGTTTGAAAGTGCTGTCGCCAAACTTCGAGCTAGTGGAGAACGAAAATCGGCGTTCTTTGGGGTTGTATTGAACCAGATGGGGTTGGCTTGTGTACAACTGTTTAAAATAGATGAAGCTGCTGAGTTGTTTGAGGAAGCAAGGGAAATTTTAGAACAAGAGTGTGGGCCATGTCATCAAGATACACTTGGAGTGTATAGTAATCTTGCAGCTACATACGATGCTTTGGGGAG AGTGGAAGATGCAATTGAGATTTTGGAATATGTTCTTAAATTAAGAGAAGAAAAACTAGGAACTGCAAACCCGGATTTTGACGATGAGAAGAAGAGGCTAGCAGCGCTTTTGAAAGAAGCGGGGAGGTCGAGGAACAAAAAGGCGAAATCGCTAGAGAATCTTATTGATCCTAATTCGAAGAAGACAAAGAAAGAAACCTCATCAAAGAAATGGTCTGCATTTGGTTTCAGAAGTTAA